A single window of Vibrio gazogenes DNA harbors:
- a CDS encoding DUF2789 domain-containing protein, whose amino-acid sequence MEIYQHDMSDLFEQLGLGSSPEEIKAFVKNHRHSRDSTLIHEASFWTASQSAFLKQAIEDDADWVELVDQLDVMLRDE is encoded by the coding sequence ATGGAAATCTATCAACACGACATGTCGGATCTATTCGAACAGCTTGGTCTCGGAAGTTCACCGGAAGAAATCAAAGCGTTCGTGAAAAACCATCGACATTCACGAGACTCAACACTGATACATGAAGCCAGCTTTTGGACAGCTTCCCAATCCGCTTTTTTGAAACAGGCAATTGAGGACGATGCGGATTGGGTCGAGTTGGTGGATCAACTCGATGTGATGCTGCGCGACGAATAG